From one Catellatospora sp. IY07-71 genomic stretch:
- a CDS encoding serine hydrolase, producing the protein MTLQSLAPELDAFPGTASVWCGPLDGPARYAREASALHYAASTMKVGVMAAAWRAAEAGRLDLDAEISVHNEHVSAAPGGPAYANDPAYDSDPQVWDRVGGKAPLRWLITRMIVRSSNLATNLVLGALGPNEQAFAQVNDVWRLAGATRAHTDRGIEDYPARDGGISNEVTAADLAALFGALHGGRLASAEGSAAMVDILSAQECRDDLHRGLPEGTRVALKNGWVTGERHSSALIYPADAPPYLLAVCTTGDVPDGEACALLGRIAAASWAQRGAS; encoded by the coding sequence ATCACGCTGCAGAGCCTGGCTCCCGAACTCGACGCCTTCCCCGGCACCGCATCCGTCTGGTGCGGCCCGCTCGACGGGCCGGCGCGATACGCCCGGGAGGCCAGCGCGCTGCACTACGCGGCCAGCACGATGAAGGTCGGCGTGATGGCCGCCGCCTGGCGCGCCGCCGAGGCCGGCCGGCTGGACCTGGACGCCGAGATCTCCGTGCACAACGAGCACGTCTCGGCCGCGCCCGGCGGACCGGCCTACGCCAACGACCCGGCGTACGACAGCGATCCGCAGGTCTGGGACCGGGTGGGCGGCAAGGCCCCGCTGCGCTGGCTGATCACGCGGATGATCGTGCGTTCCTCCAACCTGGCCACCAATCTGGTGCTCGGCGCGCTCGGCCCGAACGAGCAGGCGTTCGCGCAGGTCAACGACGTGTGGCGGCTGGCCGGGGCGACCCGCGCGCACACCGACCGCGGCATCGAGGACTACCCGGCGCGCGACGGCGGCATCAGCAACGAGGTCACCGCCGCGGACCTGGCCGCGCTGTTCGGCGCGCTGCACGGCGGCCGGCTCGCCTCGGCCGAGGGATCGGCCGCGATGGTGGACATCCTGTCCGCCCAGGAGTGCCGCGACGACCTGCACCGGGGCCTGCCCGAGGGCACCCGGGTGGCGCTGAAGAACGGCTGGGTGACCGGCGAGCGGCACAGCAGCGCCCTGATCTACCCGGCGGACGCGCCGCCGTACCTGCTGGCGGTCTGCACCACCGGTGACGTCCCGGACGGCGAGGCCTGCGCCCTGCTGGGCCGGATCGCCGCGGCGAGTTGGGCGCAGCGCGGAGCGAGCTGA